A window of Macrotis lagotis isolate mMagLag1 chromosome X, bilby.v1.9.chrom.fasta, whole genome shotgun sequence contains these coding sequences:
- the GPER1 gene encoding G-protein coupled estrogen receptor 1 — translation MEVYSAGTLSPVDYNSTSFELNRSHLLNETDPFKQASDQYEHQQYVIGLFLSCLYTIFLFPIGFLGNILILVVNISFREKMTIPDLYFINLAAADLILVADSLIEVFNLDEKYYDITILCTFMSLFLQINMYSSIFFLTWMSFDRYIALAKVMRSSLFRTKHHARLSCGLIWMASISATLVPFTAVHLQHTEEVCFCFADVKEIQWLEITLGFIIPFAIIGLCYSLIVRVLIKAHKHRSLRLRRQKALRMIFAVVLVFFICWLPENVFISVHLLQRKEPAISSCKHSFRHAYPLTGHIVNLAAFSNSCLNPLIYSFLGETFREKLRLYIEQKSNLSALNRLCHAALKSVIPENSEQTEVKFSSAV, via the coding sequence ATGGAGGTTTATTCTGCAGGGACCCTGTCACCAGTGGATTACAACAGTACATCCTTTGAACTGAACAGATCACACCTACTCAATGAAACTGACCCTTTCAAACAAGCCAGTGACCAATATGAACATCAACAGTATGTCATCGGTCTTTTCCTCTCATGTCTCTATACTATCTTCCTCTTCCCTATTGGCTTTTTGGgaaacattttaatattagtAGTGAACATCAGCTTTCGTGAAAAGATGACAATCCCTGACCTGTACTTCATCAACCTTGCAGCAGCGGATCTCATTCTGGTGGCTGATTCCTTGATAGAAGTATTTAATCTAGATGAGAAGTATTATGACATCACAATCCTCTGTACCTTCATGTCCCTGTTCCTGCAAATTAACATGTACAGCAGCATTTTCTTCCTAACGTGGATGAGTTTTGACCGATACATTGCCCTAGCAAAGGTCATGCGATCCAGTCTTTTTCGCACAAAGCACCATGCCCGGCTGAGCTGTGGCCTCATCTGGATGGCGTCCATCTCTGCCACCCTGGTACCTTTTACAGCTGTCCATCTGCAGCACACAGAAGAGGTCTGCTTCTGTTTTGCTGATGTGAAAGAAATCCAGTGGCTTGAGATTACTTTGGGGTTCATTATCCCATTTGCCATCATCGGTCTCTGTTACTCACTTATTGTCCGAGTTCTCATCAAAGCTCACAAACACCGGAGTCTGCGACTACGGCGGCAAAAAGCCCTCCGAATGATTTTTGCTGTGGTCTTGGTTTTCTTTATCTGCTGGCTACCTGAAAATGTCTTCATTAGTGTACACCTCTTGCAAAGAAAGGAGCCAGCTATTTCTTCATGCAAACATTCTTTTCGCCATGCCTACCCTTTAACTGGCCACATAGTAAACCTGGCAGCTTTCTCAAACAGCTGCTTAAACCCACTTATCTACAGCTTTCTCGGGGAAACCTTTAGAGAAAAACTGAGGCTGTACATTGAACAGAAAAGCAACTTATCAGCTCTAAATCGCCTCTGTCATGCAGCCCTCAAGTCAGTCATCCCTGAGAACAGTGAGCAGACAGAAGTAAAATTTAGCAGTGCCGTGTAA